In the genome of Deinococcus deserti VCD115, one region contains:
- a CDS encoding DNA-directed RNA polymerase subunit beta', whose product MKDFSKVRIAIASPEKIREWSFGEVEKPETINYRTLKPEREGLFDERIFGPIKDYECACGKYKRQRYEGKVCERCGVEVTSSKVRRYRMGHIDLATPAAHIWYVKDTPSKIGTLLDLSAGQLEKVLYFSSFLVTQPLNAQKDGRPLKRGELLSDDEYRELRYGRQETYALPGGTEAVIRDGEYVTRGQILGGNVVAKMDGLAQYRFPRRAEIAYAEQVEASLPVPADALVQQETFRAGEILAELEADVQITAPVDGTAFLHDMGEDSVMVELRESVSDSEDDTPAQGEVLARVYIPHGMNVQVAHGEIVEAGALLAEASAGDRLRLSRDSRLSGVTFPKKGDVKVTAHWTRRAEYPINPTMHVLVGDGSEVRKGQKVVGAIDKEEEIIAEADGVITLHTPASIIVSKAKVYPYQDEPLVVIGDRVEPGDELADSGNVRSEISGRIEIDLVRKQVRVIESYDFEAKMGAEAVKELLDELNLDELAAELGEQMKDSSRHKRAKARKRLEVTRSFKRSGNNPSWMILNTVPVMPPDLRPMVQVDGGRFATSDLNDLYRRLINRNNRLKKLMNQGAPDMIIRNEKRMLQEAVDALIDNGRRGSPVTNPGSDRSLRSLTDLLGGKQGRFRQNLLGKRVDYSGRSVIVVGPQLKLHQCGVPKRMALELFKPFLFKVLEEKGEVTNIKQARKMLERYRDTRDSVWDALEEVIEDKVVLLNRAPTLHRLGIQAFEPVLVEGQSIQLHPLVCEAFNADFDGDQMAIHVPLSAQAQAEARIQMLASHNLLSPANGEPNVKPSRDIILGIFTLTQLRKDNLGAGTAFTSEQDVLDALENGTIALNSAVTLNGQDITPGLIKYVFSNPDEAIMAVERGEIDYQDHVRIRLNGVTHNTSAGRVMFRRIVQEALGTQANLVDTLMNLDTAYEKDNLKDMVMACFKELGIEATAGLLDALKSSGFKLSTSSGITIGIDDIVIPPNKPEILAAADEKQRSIEQNYEFGFMTEEERYKQIVQLWNDTTDEVKSAVFENFSQNYPFNPLWIMSQSGARGNPQQVRQLAGMRGLMARPDGSTIEVPIRANFREGLTVLEYFISTHGARKGGADTALRTADSGYLTRKLVDVAHEVVVRDVDCGSTDYTVMALGATDERTGEWRTRKGSEIETSIYGRTLTADVELSNGHTIREGEMLSLEDVKAITQDAKALGEIYVRTPLNCRVKSGVCQKCYGYDLSQAKPVSMGEAVGVVAAESIGEPGTQLTMRTFHTGGIAGGGDITMGLPRVIELFEARKPKVPALIADTTGTIHITEEEERYLIKVEADDAQYSGKLHKVSRATRLLPEIKDGARVEAGQQLTRGAVNPHDLLEHKDNESAQKYLVDEVQRVYRSQGVKVHDKHIEVIIRQMLRYVEIVDGGDTDLLEGQTVERWEVDQANSALAEGQTPSSWKPVLLGITKSSLTTKSWLSAASFQHTTHVLTEASMKGQVDDLIGLKENVILGKLIPAGTGLQTVRDMQVADDRTLEKYGEGSTSTDSVTGNRSYDDTRPGVVNDNVTYTS is encoded by the coding sequence GTGAAAGATTTCAGCAAAGTCCGTATCGCCATTGCCAGCCCGGAAAAAATCCGCGAGTGGAGCTTTGGTGAGGTCGAGAAACCCGAGACCATCAACTACCGCACCCTGAAGCCCGAGCGCGAAGGTCTGTTCGACGAGCGCATCTTCGGGCCCATCAAGGACTACGAGTGCGCCTGCGGTAAGTACAAGCGCCAGCGTTACGAGGGCAAGGTCTGCGAGCGCTGCGGAGTGGAAGTTACCTCCAGCAAGGTGCGCCGCTACCGCATGGGCCATATCGACCTGGCCACGCCCGCCGCGCACATCTGGTACGTCAAGGACACGCCCAGCAAGATCGGCACGCTGCTCGATCTGTCGGCCGGTCAGCTGGAGAAGGTGCTGTACTTCAGCTCCTTCCTGGTGACCCAGCCGCTGAACGCCCAGAAGGACGGCCGCCCCCTCAAGCGCGGCGAACTGCTCAGCGACGACGAGTACCGCGAGCTGCGCTATGGCCGTCAGGAAACCTACGCCCTGCCAGGCGGCACCGAAGCTGTCATCCGTGACGGCGAGTACGTCACTCGTGGCCAGATTCTGGGCGGCAACGTTGTGGCCAAGATGGACGGTCTGGCACAGTACCGCTTCCCGCGCCGCGCCGAGATCGCCTACGCCGAACAGGTCGAGGCCAGCCTCCCCGTGCCCGCCGACGCGCTGGTGCAGCAGGAAACCTTCCGCGCCGGTGAGATCCTGGCCGAACTGGAAGCCGACGTGCAGATCACCGCTCCGGTGGACGGCACCGCCTTCCTGCACGACATGGGCGAAGACAGCGTGATGGTCGAGCTGCGCGAGTCCGTAAGCGACAGCGAAGACGATACCCCCGCCCAGGGCGAAGTGCTGGCGCGCGTGTACATCCCGCACGGCATGAACGTGCAGGTTGCCCACGGCGAGATCGTGGAAGCCGGCGCGCTGCTGGCCGAAGCCAGTGCCGGCGACCGCCTGCGCCTGAGCCGCGACAGCCGCCTGTCAGGCGTTACCTTCCCCAAGAAAGGCGACGTGAAGGTCACAGCCCACTGGACCCGCCGCGCCGAGTACCCCATCAACCCCACCATGCACGTGCTGGTCGGGGACGGCTCTGAAGTCCGCAAGGGCCAGAAGGTCGTGGGGGCCATCGACAAAGAAGAGGAGATCATCGCGGAAGCCGACGGTGTGATCACGCTTCACACGCCGGCCAGCATCATCGTCTCCAAGGCCAAGGTCTACCCCTACCAGGACGAGCCTCTCGTGGTCATCGGTGACCGCGTCGAGCCCGGTGACGAGCTGGCCGACAGCGGCAACGTCCGCAGCGAGATCAGCGGACGTATCGAGATCGACCTGGTGCGCAAGCAGGTCCGTGTCATTGAGTCCTACGACTTCGAAGCCAAGATGGGCGCCGAAGCCGTCAAGGAACTGCTCGACGAGCTGAACCTCGACGAGCTGGCCGCCGAACTGGGCGAGCAGATGAAGGACTCCTCACGCCACAAGCGCGCCAAGGCCCGCAAACGGCTGGAAGTCACCCGCAGCTTCAAGCGCAGCGGCAACAACCCCAGCTGGATGATCCTCAACACCGTGCCGGTGATGCCACCAGATCTGCGCCCCATGGTGCAGGTGGACGGCGGTCGCTTTGCGACCTCGGATCTGAACGACCTGTACCGCCGCCTGATCAACCGCAACAACCGCCTCAAGAAGCTGATGAACCAGGGCGCGCCCGACATGATCATCCGCAACGAGAAGCGCATGCTCCAAGAAGCGGTGGACGCGCTGATCGACAACGGCCGCCGCGGCAGCCCCGTCACCAACCCCGGCTCCGACCGCAGCCTGCGCAGCCTGACTGACCTGTTGGGCGGCAAGCAGGGCCGGTTCCGCCAGAACCTGCTGGGTAAGCGCGTGGACTACTCCGGCCGCTCCGTGATTGTGGTCGGCCCGCAGCTCAAGCTGCACCAGTGTGGTGTGCCCAAGCGCATGGCGCTCGAACTCTTCAAGCCGTTCCTGTTCAAGGTGCTCGAAGAGAAGGGCGAAGTCACCAACATCAAGCAGGCGCGCAAGATGCTCGAACGCTACCGCGATACCCGCGACAGCGTGTGGGACGCCCTGGAAGAAGTGATCGAGGACAAGGTCGTGCTGCTCAACCGCGCGCCCACCCTGCACCGACTGGGCATTCAGGCGTTCGAGCCGGTGTTGGTCGAAGGTCAGTCCATCCAGCTGCACCCGCTGGTCTGTGAAGCCTTCAACGCCGACTTCGACGGCGACCAGATGGCCATTCACGTCCCCCTCTCCGCGCAGGCGCAGGCTGAAGCCCGCATCCAGATGCTGGCCTCGCACAACTTGCTTTCGCCCGCCAACGGCGAGCCGAACGTCAAGCCCAGCCGCGACATCATCCTGGGGATCTTCACGCTGACGCAGCTGCGCAAGGACAACCTGGGCGCCGGCACCGCGTTCACCAGCGAGCAGGACGTGCTCGACGCGCTTGAGAACGGCACCATTGCCCTGAACAGCGCCGTCACGCTCAATGGCCAGGACATCACCCCCGGCCTGATCAAGTACGTCTTCTCCAACCCCGACGAGGCCATCATGGCCGTCGAACGCGGCGAGATCGACTACCAGGATCACGTGCGCATCCGGTTGAACGGCGTGACCCACAACACCAGCGCCGGCCGCGTGATGTTCCGCCGCATCGTGCAGGAAGCCCTGGGCACCCAGGCCAACCTGGTCGATACGCTGATGAACCTCGACACCGCCTACGAGAAGGACAACCTCAAGGACATGGTCATGGCCTGCTTCAAGGAGCTGGGCATCGAGGCGACCGCCGGTCTGCTCGACGCGCTCAAATCCAGTGGCTTCAAGCTGTCCACCTCCTCGGGCATCACCATCGGCATTGACGACATCGTCATTCCGCCGAACAAGCCCGAAATCCTGGCTGCAGCTGACGAGAAGCAGCGCTCCATCGAGCAGAACTATGAGTTCGGCTTCATGACCGAAGAAGAGCGCTACAAGCAGATCGTGCAGCTGTGGAACGACACCACCGACGAAGTCAAGAGCGCGGTGTTCGAGAACTTCAGCCAGAACTACCCCTTTAACCCCCTGTGGATCATGAGCCAGTCGGGCGCCCGTGGTAACCCGCAGCAGGTGCGTCAGCTGGCCGGCATGCGCGGCCTGATGGCCCGCCCGGACGGCAGCACCATCGAAGTGCCGATCCGCGCGAACTTCCGTGAAGGTCTGACCGTGCTGGAGTACTTCATCTCCACCCACGGCGCCCGTAAGGGTGGGGCCGACACCGCGCTGCGTACCGCCGACTCCGGCTACCTGACCCGTAAGCTGGTCGACGTGGCTCACGAAGTCGTTGTGCGCGACGTGGACTGCGGCAGCACCGACTACACGGTCATGGCGCTGGGCGCCACCGACGAGCGTACCGGCGAGTGGCGCACCCGCAAGGGCAGCGAAATCGAGACCAGCATCTACGGCCGCACCCTGACCGCTGACGTTGAACTGTCGAACGGCCACACCATCCGCGAAGGCGAGATGCTGAGCCTGGAAGACGTCAAGGCCATCACTCAGGACGCCAAGGCTCTGGGCGAGATCTACGTCCGCACCCCGCTGAACTGCCGCGTCAAGAGCGGCGTGTGCCAGAAGTGCTACGGCTACGACCTGTCGCAGGCCAAGCCGGTCAGCATGGGTGAAGCCGTGGGCGTCGTGGCCGCCGAGTCTATCGGTGAGCCCGGCACGCAGCTGACCATGCGTACCTTCCACACCGGCGGGATCGCCGGCGGCGGCGACATCACCATGGGTCTGCCCCGCGTGATCGAGCTGTTCGAAGCCCGCAAGCCCAAGGTGCCGGCACTGATCGCCGACACCACCGGGACCATCCACATCACCGAAGAGGAAGAACGCTACCTGATCAAGGTGGAAGCTGATGACGCGCAGTACAGCGGCAAGCTCCACAAGGTGTCACGCGCAACCCGTCTGCTGCCCGAAATCAAGGACGGCGCACGCGTGGAAGCCGGTCAGCAGCTGACCCGCGGCGCAGTCAATCCCCACGACCTGCTGGAGCACAAGGACAACGAGTCCGCCCAGAAGTACCTGGTGGACGAAGTGCAGCGCGTGTACCGCAGCCAGGGCGTGAAGGTCCACGACAAGCACATCGAGGTCATCATCCGCCAGATGCTGCGCTACGTGGAAATCGTTGACGGCGGCGACACCGACCTGCTCGAAGGCCAGACCGTCGAGCGCTGGGAAGTGGACCAGGCCAACAGCGCCCTGGCTGAAGGCCAGACGCCCTCCAGCTGGAAGCCGGTGCTGCTGGGCATCACCAAGAGCAGCCTGACCACCAAGTCCTGGCTGTCGGCCGCGAGCTTCCAGCACACCACCCACGTGCTGACCGAAGCCAGCATGAAGGGTCAGGTCGACGACCTGATCGGTCTGAAGGAAAACGTCATCCTCGGGAAGCTGATTCCCGCCGGTACCGGCCTGCAGACCGTGCGCGACATGCAGGTTGCCGACGACCGCACGCTGGAGAAGTACGGCGAAGGCAGCACCAGCACCGATTCGGTGACGGGCAACCGCTCCTACGACGACACCCGCCCCGGCGTGGTGAACGACAACGTGACCTACACCAGCTGA
- a CDS encoding DNA-directed RNA polymerase subunit beta produces the protein MSFNGIEPRIERFGDIKEVIPLPNLTEVQVNSFRAFLQADRAPDRREDAGLQSAFKEVFPIDETEKGRSTGLVLDYLEYRLGDPPYSPEECREKDLTYQAPMYAKLQLIHKDSGLIKEDQVFLGDLPLMTEDGSFVINGADRVVISQIHRSPGVYFTSSYKGIKKMYTGAIIPMPKRGPWIELEFAGGVLEMKVNKRKFPVALLLRVLGYDDAQLRALFTEFEPDVELPEDKSAGMGADEALLRLFTVLRPGDPPKRDKATQYLYGLLADPRRYDLGEPGRFKMNTKLGVNRPERTLLKFEDGKFSDAGLVDTIRYLMALQQGLETVKMVDEDGVVTDVPVGEDDIDHLGNRRVRTVGELLADQLRVGMGRMARGVRERMLLGNPDAATPTKLVNNRPIVAAMREFFGRSQLSQFKDQTNPLSDLRHKRRISALGPGGLTRERAGFDVRDVHRTHYGRICPIETPEGANIGLISSLSSYSKVNDLGFIEAPYRRVENGRVTDDVVYMTADIEDRYTIAQANSPLNDDNTFADERVLARRKGDPLWYTPEEVDFMDVSPKQIVSINTSLIPFLEHDDANRALMGSNMQSQAVPLVRADSPAVGTGVERRVVTDSGTSVVSDVTGRVTYVDARAIQITLSEDSAEAGMVKGNVRTFELVRFTRSNQGTNLDQAPIVNVGDEVVAGQVIADGPASDLGRLALGQNITIAIMPFDGFNFEDAICISEGLVQKDFYTSVHIEKDEIDARDTKLGPEKITRDIPGLSEAALRDLDEDGIVRVGAEVKPGDILVGKTSFKGESEPTPEERLLRSIFGEKAREVKDTSLRVMSGQGGIVVKTVRFRRGDEGVDLKPGVREMVRVYVAQKRQLQVGDKVANRHGNKGVVSKIMRPEDMPYLEDGTPVDLVFNPLGVPSRMNLGQILETHLGEVARLTGQKFETPVFDSVTEATIKEMLEVAAAERLQARKDEGFELDKREQEVLDRAGKLGVIDAPGSDYERAQMQLARTGKSILYDGRSGEPISGPVVVGTMYVMKLYHMVEDKLHARSTGPYSLITQQPLGGKAQNGGQRFGEMEVWALEAYGAAHTLQEMLTIKSDDIDGRDAAYQSIVKGEEVSGSTIPESFKVLLKELHSLGLDVEVLDAGDRPVDIFEGMMPKR, from the coding sequence ATGAGTTTCAACGGTATCGAACCCCGCATCGAGCGTTTCGGTGACATTAAAGAAGTCATCCCGCTCCCCAATCTGACCGAAGTACAGGTGAACTCCTTCCGGGCGTTCCTTCAGGCCGACCGGGCCCCGGACCGCCGTGAAGACGCCGGACTCCAGAGTGCCTTCAAAGAAGTCTTCCCGATTGACGAAACTGAAAAGGGCCGCTCGACCGGTCTGGTGCTCGACTACCTGGAGTACCGCCTGGGTGACCCGCCCTACAGCCCTGAAGAGTGCCGCGAGAAGGACCTGACCTATCAGGCGCCGATGTACGCCAAGCTTCAGCTGATCCACAAGGACAGCGGTCTGATCAAGGAAGACCAGGTGTTCCTGGGTGACCTGCCGCTGATGACCGAGGACGGCTCCTTCGTAATCAACGGTGCCGACCGCGTGGTGATCTCCCAGATCCACCGCAGCCCCGGCGTGTACTTCACGAGCTCCTACAAGGGCATCAAGAAGATGTACACCGGCGCAATCATCCCCATGCCCAAGCGTGGCCCGTGGATCGAGCTGGAGTTCGCCGGCGGCGTGCTGGAAATGAAGGTCAACAAGCGCAAGTTCCCTGTGGCGCTGCTGCTGCGCGTCCTGGGCTACGACGACGCCCAGCTGCGCGCCCTGTTCACCGAGTTCGAGCCCGACGTGGAACTGCCTGAGGACAAGAGCGCCGGTATGGGCGCTGACGAGGCGCTGCTGCGTCTGTTCACGGTGCTGCGTCCCGGTGATCCGCCCAAGCGCGACAAGGCGACCCAGTACCTGTACGGTCTGCTGGCCGATCCCCGCCGCTACGACCTGGGCGAGCCCGGCCGCTTCAAGATGAACACCAAACTGGGCGTCAACCGCCCCGAGCGCACGCTGCTGAAGTTCGAGGACGGCAAGTTCAGCGACGCGGGTCTGGTGGACACCATCCGCTACCTGATGGCGCTGCAGCAGGGCCTCGAGACCGTGAAGATGGTCGACGAGGACGGCGTGGTCACCGACGTGCCGGTGGGCGAAGACGACATCGACCACCTCGGCAACCGCCGCGTGCGCACCGTGGGCGAACTGCTCGCCGACCAGCTGCGTGTGGGCATGGGCCGTATGGCGCGTGGCGTGCGCGAGCGCATGCTGCTGGGTAACCCCGACGCCGCGACCCCCACCAAGCTGGTCAACAACCGCCCCATCGTGGCAGCCATGCGTGAATTCTTCGGCCGCAGCCAGCTGTCACAGTTTAAGGACCAGACCAACCCCCTGTCGGACCTGCGCCACAAGCGCCGTATCTCCGCACTGGGCCCAGGCGGTCTGACCCGCGAGCGCGCCGGCTTCGACGTGCGTGACGTGCACCGTACCCACTACGGCCGTATCTGCCCGATCGAAACGCCTGAAGGCGCCAACATCGGTCTGATCTCCTCGCTGTCGAGCTACTCCAAGGTCAATGACCTGGGCTTTATCGAGGCGCCTTACCGCCGCGTCGAGAACGGCCGCGTGACCGACGACGTGGTGTACATGACGGCCGACATCGAGGACCGTTACACCATCGCTCAGGCCAACAGCCCGCTGAACGACGACAACACCTTCGCCGACGAGCGCGTTCTGGCCCGCCGCAAGGGTGACCCGCTGTGGTACACCCCCGAAGAAGTCGACTTCATGGACGTGAGCCCGAAGCAGATCGTCTCGATCAACACCTCCCTGATTCCCTTCCTAGAACACGACGACGCCAACCGCGCGCTGATGGGTTCCAACATGCAGTCGCAGGCCGTTCCCCTGGTGCGCGCCGACAGCCCCGCCGTGGGCACCGGCGTGGAGCGCCGCGTGGTGACCGACTCGGGCACCAGCGTCGTTTCGGACGTGACCGGCCGCGTGACCTACGTGGACGCCCGCGCCATCCAGATCACCCTCAGTGAGGACAGCGCCGAGGCCGGCATGGTCAAGGGCAACGTCCGCACCTTCGAACTGGTGCGCTTCACCCGCTCCAACCAGGGTACCAACCTCGACCAGGCGCCCATCGTGAACGTGGGTGACGAAGTGGTGGCCGGACAGGTCATCGCCGACGGTCCCGCTTCCGACCTGGGCCGCCTGGCACTGGGTCAGAACATCACCATCGCGATCATGCCCTTCGACGGCTTCAACTTCGAAGACGCGATCTGCATCAGCGAGGGCCTGGTCCAGAAGGACTTCTACACCAGCGTCCACATCGAAAAAGACGAGATCGACGCGCGCGACACCAAGCTCGGACCGGAGAAGATCACCCGTGACATCCCGGGCCTCAGCGAAGCCGCGCTGCGCGACCTCGACGAGGACGGCATCGTGCGCGTGGGCGCCGAGGTCAAGCCCGGCGACATCCTGGTCGGCAAGACCAGCTTCAAGGGTGAGTCTGAGCCCACCCCCGAAGAGCGTCTGCTGCGCTCGATCTTCGGCGAGAAGGCCCGCGAAGTGAAGGACACCAGCCTGCGCGTCATGTCGGGCCAGGGCGGCATCGTCGTGAAGACCGTGCGCTTCCGCCGCGGTGACGAAGGCGTGGACCTCAAGCCCGGCGTGCGTGAAATGGTGCGCGTGTACGTGGCCCAGAAGCGTCAGCTGCAGGTGGGCGACAAGGTCGCCAACCGTCACGGAAACAAGGGCGTGGTCTCCAAGATCATGCGCCCCGAGGACATGCCTTACCTGGAAGACGGCACGCCCGTGGACCTGGTGTTCAACCCGCTCGGCGTCCCCAGCCGCATGAACCTGGGCCAGATTCTCGAAACCCACCTGGGTGAAGTGGCCCGCCTGACCGGCCAGAAGTTCGAGACCCCCGTGTTCGACTCGGTCACCGAAGCGACCATCAAGGAAATGCTGGAAGTGGCTGCCGCCGAGAGGTTGCAGGCCCGCAAGGACGAGGGTTTCGAGCTCGACAAGCGCGAGCAGGAAGTGCTGGACCGCGCCGGCAAGCTGGGCGTCATCGACGCTCCCGGCAGCGACTACGAGCGCGCCCAGATGCAGCTGGCCCGCACCGGCAAGAGCATCCTGTACGACGGACGCAGCGGCGAGCCCATCAGCGGCCCCGTGGTCGTGGGCACCATGTACGTCATGAAGCTCTACCACATGGTGGAAGACAAGCTGCACGCCCGCTCCACTGGCCCGTACAGCCTGATTACCCAGCAGCCGCTGGGTGGTAAGGCCCAGAACGGTGGTCAGCGCTTTGGGGAAATGGAAGTGTGGGCGCTCGAAGCCTACGGCGCGGCGCACACCCTGCAGGAAATGCTGACGATCAAGTCCGACGATATCGATGGACGCGACGCCGCGTACCAGAGCATCGTCAAGGGCGAAGAAGTGTCGGGCAGCACCATCCCCGAAAGCTTCAAGGTGCTGCTCAAGGAGCTGCACTCGCTGGGCCTGGACGTCGAGGTGCTCGACGCGGGCGACCGTCCCGTCGACATCTTCGAAGGCATGATGCCCAAGCGCTAA